The proteins below are encoded in one region of Limnochorda pilosa:
- a CDS encoding DUF1850 domain-containing protein translates to MPAGHAFLAFALLTLALAGRSSEPLGACSGSGDAVWEVVVETAASEPGARSGAPLLVVPLSSEQPRFGIAFRHSVEHTPVVEWFEPSIPGASPTVQGGDSGSLAHSGAAPDPGGSSSSGLLLVATEYRSFGAGLPTEAPPGARFVELQDRFVIEGMAVPVPDLVLRPLPLTEHALLVGDARYDLTGLAPPGAAVRVRLRVASGDACP, encoded by the coding sequence ATGCCGGCCGGCCATGCCTTTCTGGCCTTTGCCCTGCTGACCCTGGCGCTGGCCGGAAGGTCCTCGGAGCCACTCGGCGCTTGCTCGGGTTCTGGGGACGCGGTCTGGGAGGTGGTGGTGGAGACGGCCGCCTCCGAACCTGGTGCCCGATCGGGCGCACCGCTGCTGGTGGTGCCGCTGTCGAGCGAGCAGCCCCGGTTCGGAATCGCCTTCCGCCACTCCGTGGAGCACACCCCGGTCGTGGAGTGGTTCGAGCCCTCGATCCCAGGAGCGAGCCCGACCGTACAGGGCGGCGATTCGGGTAGCCTGGCGCACTCGGGCGCAGCCCCTGACCCTGGAGGCAGCTCCTCGTCAGGCCTCCTGCTGGTGGCCACCGAGTACCGGTCCTTCGGCGCGGGCTTGCCCACCGAGGCACCGCCGGGCGCCCGGTTCGTGGAGCTTCAGGATCGATTCGTCATCGAGGGGATGGCCGTGCCCGTGCCGGATTTGGTGCTCCGGCCGTTGCCCCTGACCGAGCACGCGCTCCTGGTGGGCGACGCCCGCTACGACCTGACCGGGCTCGCCCCCCCGGGAGCGGCCGTGCGGGTGCGCCTCCGCGTGGCTTCCGGCGACGCATGCCCGTAA
- a CDS encoding TAXI family TRAP transporter solute-binding subunit encodes MKNRTHFTRWHAAAVAGLLAVVVAATPAVTAQQFLNIATGGTAGTYYPLGGALGEIFNQHVPGVNASVQATGASVANVNMIAQGQVDLAFIQNDIAYYAAQAQEMFKSPVQNLQGIATLYPEVIQIVARADSGIRSVADLKGKRVAVGDAGSGTEANARQILAAAGITYQDVSARYLSFAEAASNLRDGHIDAAFVTAGLPTGAIQDVAAQRAIVLVAVGDDLVAKLQDQYPFYTRAVVKGGTYRGVEDDVQTVAVKAMLAVRADLPEGLVYSLTKALFENLPRMAQAHARGGDLSLATAQDGMSLTVHPGAARYYAETGH; translated from the coding sequence GTGAAGAACAGGACGCATTTCACCCGGTGGCACGCTGCGGCTGTCGCGGGGCTTCTGGCCGTCGTCGTGGCTGCAACGCCCGCCGTGACCGCGCAGCAGTTCCTCAACATCGCCACCGGCGGCACGGCCGGTACCTACTACCCCCTGGGCGGCGCGCTGGGCGAGATCTTCAACCAGCACGTGCCCGGGGTCAACGCCAGCGTGCAGGCCACGGGCGCCTCGGTGGCCAACGTGAACATGATCGCGCAGGGTCAGGTGGACCTGGCCTTCATCCAGAACGACATCGCCTACTACGCGGCCCAGGCCCAGGAGATGTTCAAGTCTCCAGTGCAGAACCTCCAGGGCATCGCGACCCTTTACCCCGAGGTCATCCAGATCGTGGCCCGGGCCGACTCCGGCATTCGTTCCGTTGCGGACCTGAAGGGCAAGCGGGTGGCCGTGGGTGACGCTGGCTCGGGTACCGAGGCCAACGCCCGCCAGATCCTGGCCGCCGCGGGCATCACCTACCAGGACGTGAGCGCCCGCTACCTCTCCTTCGCCGAGGCGGCGAGCAACCTGCGGGACGGTCACATCGACGCGGCCTTCGTCACCGCCGGGCTGCCCACCGGCGCTATCCAGGACGTCGCCGCGCAGCGTGCGATCGTCCTGGTGGCCGTGGGCGACGACCTGGTGGCCAAGCTGCAGGACCAGTATCCCTTCTACACCCGCGCGGTTGTGAAGGGCGGGACCTACCGCGGGGTGGAGGACGACGTCCAGACCGTGGCGGTGAAGGCCATGCTCGCCGTGCGGGCAGACCTGCCGGAGGGCCTGGTGTACAGCCTGACCAAGGCCCTGTTCGAGAACCTGCCCCGGATGGCCCAGGCCCACGCCCGCGGGGGCGACCTGAGCCTGGCCACGGCGCAGGACGGCATGTCGCTCACCGTGCACCCGGGAGCCGCCCGCTACTACGCGGAGACCGGGCACTGA
- a CDS encoding autorepressor SdpR family transcription factor, whose amino-acid sequence MSLSDVFKALSDPSRRQILRMLTQGDLPAGEIAAAFTISKPSVSHHLAVLKQAGLVEDRRSGQQVIYSLNTTVFDEVVGWVMDFAQSGRGDDRVGRQGRGTSEQAGRGDGFGAERRG is encoded by the coding sequence ATGTCCCTCAGCGACGTGTTCAAGGCCCTATCAGATCCCAGCCGGCGCCAGATCCTGCGCATGCTGACCCAAGGGGATCTCCCGGCCGGGGAGATCGCGGCCGCCTTCACCATCAGCAAGCCCAGCGTGAGCCACCACCTGGCGGTGCTCAAGCAGGCCGGGCTGGTGGAGGACCGGCGGAGCGGGCAGCAGGTCATCTACTCGCTGAACACCACCGTCTTCGACGAGGTGGTGGGCTGGGTGATGGATTTCGCGCAGTCGGGGCGGGGTGATGACAGGGTGGGCCGTCAGGGGCGGGGGACGTCCGAGCAGGCGGGGAGAGGAGACGGGTTCGGTGCGGAACGACGTGGGTGA
- a CDS encoding SdpI family protein, protein MRNDVGEATYRLDWQEVRHDWPAWIVLLGSFIAGVLLYPSLPEQVPIHWNIAGQVDGYGSRAAGAFMLPALNLGIYCLMLFLPLVDPNRANYARFLGFYRGFRVLMTLFLAVLYAITLLAVEGLQVDVGLVVTLGLSLLFLYLGNSLGRVRHNYFVGIKTPWTLANEEVWRRTHRLGGRLFVLVAVLPWIAWPFSRTAAFIVLIGGLVLVSAATVVYSAVLYHRIAGR, encoded by the coding sequence GTGCGGAACGACGTGGGTGAGGCCACCTATCGCCTGGACTGGCAGGAGGTGCGGCACGACTGGCCGGCCTGGATCGTGCTGCTGGGGAGCTTCATCGCGGGCGTCCTGCTGTACCCGAGCCTGCCCGAGCAGGTGCCCATCCACTGGAACATCGCGGGCCAGGTGGACGGATATGGGAGCCGGGCGGCGGGCGCCTTCATGTTGCCCGCCCTCAACCTGGGCATCTACTGCCTCATGCTCTTCCTGCCGCTGGTGGACCCCAACCGAGCCAACTACGCGCGCTTCCTCGGTTTCTACCGTGGGTTTCGCGTGCTCATGACCCTCTTCCTGGCCGTTCTCTACGCGATCACCCTGCTGGCGGTCGAGGGACTGCAGGTGGACGTGGGACTCGTGGTGACCCTGGGCCTCAGCCTGCTCTTCCTCTACCTGGGGAACTCCCTGGGCAGGGTGCGCCACAACTACTTCGTGGGCATCAAGACGCCGTGGACCCTGGCCAACGAGGAGGTCTGGCGCCGGACCCACCGGCTGGGGGGGAGGCTCTTCGTGCTGGTAGCGGTCCTTCCGTGGATCGCTTGGCCCTTCTCCCGCACGGCGGCCTTTATCGTCCTGATCGGAGGGCTCGTGCTGGTCTCTGCGGCTACGGTGGTCTACTCCGCGGTCCTTTACCACCGTATCGCCGGTCGGTGA
- a CDS encoding alpha/beta hydrolase codes for MKQAGWNRWILSAALTVLLVGGGASASQEATDAVVMAAALTEHLHAGRFAEVEETFNDEMEAALPPGGMEAVWRSLLAQLGELRATADPYVAAEGPPVEVRQPITFAAAVVDFRYVFDADGRLAGFWVAPHVPPPADADGAKRDEASAAAPPYADPGRFTEVELTFGEPPYVLPGTLTLPKGPGPFPGIVLVHGSGPNDRDETLGPNKPFRDLAWGLASRGIAVFRYEKRTRVHGSRLDPSQITLDAEVVDDALAALALVASRPEISRVFVVGHSLGASLAPTVAHRSNQVAGIVLLAAMARPISEVLPEQIRYVAQADGTMTPQEEAQVEAVSNAMDRLASGALERSEMVLGAPASYWQELEALDPVSVARRIRTPMLILQGGRDYQVTEADFRLLQEGLAGRDGVAFHLFPDLNHLFIAGTGPSTPAEYEQPGHVDAGVVETVARWIMDPSRER; via the coding sequence GTGAAACAGGCAGGCTGGAATCGTTGGATTCTCTCGGCGGCGCTCACCGTCTTGCTGGTAGGGGGAGGCGCCAGCGCCTCCCAGGAGGCTACGGACGCAGTGGTGATGGCAGCCGCCCTGACCGAGCACCTGCACGCCGGCCGCTTCGCCGAGGTGGAGGAGACGTTCAACGATGAGATGGAGGCCGCGCTGCCTCCGGGCGGGATGGAGGCCGTATGGCGCTCCTTGCTGGCCCAGCTGGGCGAGCTCCGCGCGACGGCGGACCCCTATGTCGCCGCGGAAGGCCCGCCGGTGGAGGTTCGCCAGCCGATCACCTTCGCCGCCGCCGTTGTGGACTTCCGCTACGTCTTCGATGCGGACGGCCGCCTGGCGGGGTTCTGGGTGGCCCCCCACGTCCCGCCCCCAGCGGACGCCGATGGGGCGAAAAGGGACGAGGCTTCGGCCGCGGCCCCGCCCTATGCGGACCCAGGCCGGTTCACCGAGGTCGAGCTCACCTTCGGAGAGCCGCCCTACGTCCTCCCGGGGACCCTCACCCTGCCCAAGGGGCCCGGGCCCTTCCCGGGCATCGTGCTGGTCCACGGATCGGGCCCCAACGACCGGGACGAGACCCTGGGCCCCAACAAGCCCTTCCGCGACCTGGCCTGGGGGCTCGCCTCCAGGGGGATTGCCGTCTTCCGGTACGAGAAGCGGACCCGGGTCCACGGAAGCCGGCTCGATCCCTCCCAGATCACCCTGGACGCTGAGGTGGTGGACGACGCTCTGGCCGCACTGGCGTTGGTGGCTTCGCGGCCCGAGATCTCCCGGGTCTTCGTCGTGGGGCACAGCCTCGGTGCCAGCCTGGCGCCGACCGTCGCCCACCGTTCGAACCAGGTAGCGGGCATTGTCCTGCTGGCGGCCATGGCCCGGCCCATCTCGGAGGTGCTTCCCGAGCAGATCCGGTACGTGGCCCAGGCGGACGGTACGATGACGCCCCAGGAGGAGGCGCAGGTGGAGGCCGTGAGCAACGCCATGGACCGGCTGGCTTCCGGTGCGTTGGAGCGTTCGGAGATGGTCCTGGGTGCCCCGGCCTCCTACTGGCAGGAGCTCGAGGCGCTGGACCCCGTCTCAGTGGCGCGGCGCATCCGAACGCCCATGCTCATCCTGCAGGGCGGGCGGGACTATCAGGTGACCGAGGCGGACTTCCGCCTGCTCCAGGAAGGCCTGGCCGGGCGAGACGGGGTGGCCTTCCACCTCTTTCCGGACCTGAACCACCTCTTCATCGCGGGCACCGGCCCCTCGACGCCGGCCGAGTACGAGCAGCCTGGCCACGTGGACGCGGGGGTGGTGGAAACGGTGGCCCGCTGGATCATGGATCCGTCGCGCGAAAGATGA
- a CDS encoding DNA-methyltransferase has product MTERSRRSTRTSAFGVSRREGHDSSAFYARQLYVPGEGSNGTTGPSGVEEGVQGGRPAANGKPGRPRRRAQEAPGTVETALPPEAIDRIFCQDARHMTQLPDGCVHLMVTSPPYNVGKEYDQDLSLQEYLELLEAVFRETYRVLAPGGRAAVNVANLGRKPYVPLHLHVAQVMLRIGFLMRGEVIWSKAAAPGTSCAWGSWMSASNPTLRDVHEYILIFSKERFDRPRAQGAPGRESTIERNDFLELTQSIWSFNPESARRVGHPAPFPVELPRRLIELYTFKGDVVLDPFAGVGSTCVAAVQTGRRFVAYEIEDEYVRRAEARLQAFSRTGRLEAGPAGSAW; this is encoded by the coding sequence ATGACAGAGCGCAGCCGGCGGAGCACCCGCACCAGCGCATTCGGCGTCTCCCGCCGGGAGGGCCACGACTCGAGCGCCTTCTACGCCAGGCAGCTCTACGTTCCCGGGGAAGGCTCGAACGGAACGACAGGCCCTTCCGGGGTTGAGGAGGGCGTTCAGGGGGGCCGCCCGGCGGCGAACGGCAAGCCGGGCCGACCCCGGCGGCGCGCCCAGGAGGCTCCCGGCACCGTGGAGACGGCGCTCCCCCCTGAGGCGATCGACCGCATCTTCTGCCAGGACGCCCGCCACATGACCCAGCTCCCCGACGGCTGCGTCCACCTGATGGTCACCTCCCCGCCCTACAACGTGGGCAAGGAGTACGACCAGGATCTGTCCCTTCAGGAATACCTGGAGCTGCTGGAGGCCGTCTTTCGCGAAACCTACCGGGTGCTGGCTCCCGGGGGGCGGGCGGCGGTCAACGTGGCCAACCTGGGCCGGAAGCCGTACGTGCCCCTCCACCTCCACGTCGCGCAGGTGATGCTCCGCATCGGCTTCCTCATGCGGGGCGAGGTCATCTGGAGCAAGGCGGCCGCGCCGGGCACCTCCTGCGCCTGGGGAAGCTGGATGTCGGCCTCCAACCCCACGCTCCGGGACGTGCACGAGTACATCCTGATCTTCAGCAAGGAGCGCTTTGACCGCCCCCGCGCCCAGGGGGCACCCGGCCGCGAGAGCACCATCGAGCGGAACGACTTCCTGGAGCTGACCCAGAGCATCTGGTCCTTCAACCCCGAGTCGGCCCGCCGCGTCGGGCACCCGGCGCCCTTCCCCGTGGAGCTCCCCCGGAGGCTCATCGAGCTCTACACCTTCAAGGGCGACGTGGTGCTGGACCCCTTCGCCGGCGTGGGCTCCACCTGCGTGGCCGCTGTCCAGACCGGCCGGCGCTTCGTCGCCTACGAGATCGAGGACGAGTACGTGCGCCGGGCCGAAGCCCGCCTCCAGGCGTTCAGCCGGACGGGCCGCCTGGAGGCCGGGCCCGCCGGCAGCGCCTGGTGA
- the moeB gene encoding molybdopterin-synthase adenylyltransferase MoeB, whose product MSVEVYIPTPFRTHTGGETRVALEAATVGELLQRLGERFPELRGHVLTSEGGIPEHLNVFVGEEEVRSLRGLETPLSGAEEVALVPAMAGGAATLLRPDQVARYDRQIRLDEVGVDGQRKLLDAKVLVVGAGGLGSPTAIYLAAAGVGTLGIVDGDRVDRSNLHRQPLHFDGDVGRPKTESAREHLERLNPDVRVVEHRDVLTSENALEILRPYDIVVNGCDNFPTRYLVNDACVLLGKPLVDASILKFEGQCTVYLPGQGCYRCLFPSPPPPGSVPSCAEAGIIGALAGHMGTLQALETVKLILGVGQSLAGRMITFDALDGRYRQLRFRRDPECPVCGDHPTITELIDYEAFCGVPQPRATVEPVVVNGHAVRATAAPTGAASPSTAPQPERRVAAPPASFAPPEPPEVVEVRNAGWAVDPEAAAVKVGDPAVQWVDVRQPDEYRSVRIPGVTLIPLGLLPDRFQALDPKRETILVCRSGQRSARATQFLRDRGFARAYNLDGGMIQWVNHRLPAERGL is encoded by the coding sequence ATGAGTGTCGAGGTGTACATCCCCACGCCCTTCCGGACCCACACCGGGGGCGAGACCCGGGTGGCACTGGAAGCGGCCACGGTGGGCGAGCTGCTGCAGAGGCTCGGGGAGCGCTTCCCGGAGCTACGGGGCCACGTCCTCACCTCCGAGGGAGGCATCCCCGAGCACCTGAACGTCTTCGTGGGCGAGGAGGAGGTTCGCAGCCTCAGGGGTCTCGAGACCCCTTTGTCGGGTGCCGAGGAGGTGGCCCTGGTACCCGCCATGGCCGGGGGCGCCGCCACCCTCCTGCGGCCGGACCAGGTGGCCCGCTACGACCGCCAGATCCGCCTGGACGAGGTGGGGGTGGACGGCCAGCGGAAGCTCCTGGATGCCAAGGTGCTGGTAGTGGGCGCCGGCGGCCTCGGCTCGCCCACGGCCATCTACCTTGCGGCGGCTGGCGTGGGCACCCTGGGCATCGTGGACGGCGACCGGGTGGACCGCTCGAACCTCCACCGGCAGCCCCTCCACTTCGACGGCGACGTGGGCCGGCCCAAGACCGAGTCGGCCCGGGAGCACCTGGAGCGCCTCAACCCCGACGTACGGGTGGTGGAGCACCGGGACGTCCTGACCTCCGAGAACGCCCTGGAGATCCTGCGTCCCTACGACATCGTGGTGAACGGCTGCGACAACTTCCCCACCCGCTACCTGGTGAACGACGCCTGCGTCCTCCTGGGGAAGCCCCTGGTGGATGCCAGCATCCTCAAGTTCGAAGGGCAGTGCACCGTCTACCTGCCCGGGCAGGGGTGCTACCGCTGCCTCTTCCCCAGCCCCCCACCGCCGGGCTCGGTGCCCAGCTGCGCGGAGGCGGGCATCATCGGCGCCCTCGCCGGGCACATGGGCACGCTCCAGGCCCTGGAGACGGTGAAGCTGATCCTGGGGGTCGGCCAGAGCCTGGCCGGGCGTATGATCACCTTCGACGCCCTGGACGGCCGCTACCGCCAGCTCCGCTTCCGGCGCGACCCGGAGTGCCCCGTCTGCGGCGACCATCCCACCATCACCGAGCTGATCGACTACGAGGCCTTCTGCGGGGTCCCCCAGCCGCGGGCCACGGTGGAGCCCGTCGTCGTCAACGGCCACGCCGTCCGCGCGACCGCCGCTCCGACCGGCGCAGCTTCGCCCTCGACCGCTCCCCAGCCGGAACGGCGCGTGGCGGCACCGCCCGCCTCCTTCGCACCGCCGGAGCCCCCCGAGGTGGTGGAGGTGCGGAACGCGGGGTGGGCCGTCGATCCTGAGGCCGCCGCGGTCAAGGTAGGCGACCCTGCAGTGCAATGGGTGGACGTGCGCCAGCCCGATGAGTACCGGAGCGTGCGGATCCCCGGCGTCACCCTGATCCCCCTGGGGCTGCTGCCGGACCGGTTCCAGGCCCTGGACCCCAAGCGGGAGACGATCCTGGTCTGCCGCAGCGGGCAGCGGAGCGCCCGGGCCACCCAGTTCCTGCGAGACCGGGGCTTCGCCCGCGCCTACAACCTGGACGGCGGCATGATCCAATGGGTGAACCACAGGCTGCCGGCGGAGCGGGGGCTGTAG
- a CDS encoding Mov34/MPN/PAD-1 family protein has protein sequence MQVTEEVHRQMIQHAYAESPLESCGILGGHGDRADRFFPTTNGERSRVGYSIPEKEILRVMRTLDAEGADLVGIFHSHPATPAYPSSTDIRLAYYPEAYYLICSLQNPRRPVIRAFRLRNGTVSERPIEIVPSPGPTAVGDARARRDRA, from the coding sequence ATGCAGGTGACGGAGGAAGTCCACCGGCAGATGATCCAGCACGCCTACGCGGAGAGCCCGCTTGAGTCGTGCGGCATCCTGGGTGGGCACGGCGATCGCGCCGACCGCTTCTTCCCCACCACCAACGGCGAGCGAAGCCGGGTGGGCTACTCCATCCCCGAGAAAGAGATCCTCCGGGTGATGCGAACCCTGGACGCCGAAGGCGCAGACCTGGTGGGCATCTTCCACTCGCACCCGGCCACGCCCGCCTACCCGTCCTCCACCGACATCCGGCTGGCCTACTACCCGGAGGCCTACTATCTCATTTGTTCGCTGCAGAACCCTCGCCGGCCGGTGATCCGGGCCTTCCGCCTCCGGAACGGAACCGTGAGCGAGAGGCCGATCGAGATCGTTCCCTCGCCAGGCCCAACGGCCGTCGGGGACGCACGTGCCAGGAGGGATCGCGCATGA
- the cysK gene encoding cysteine synthase A, which produces MKPSEHGQPQALSSAGRFPTILDTIGGTPVVRLQRIGPRPEGTPGPTLLAKLEGRNPGGSVKDRIARAMIEAAEAEGRLKPGDTVVEPTSGNTGVGLAVVCAAKGYRLILTMPEGMSEERRRLFRLLGAELVETPRIEGMSGSIFAARELVEKRGYFMPMQFDNPANPEAHRRTTAQEILEATGGKLDVFVAGVGTGGTLTGAGEILKQEIPGIRIVAVEPAQSATLSGGPRGLTRIQGLGAGFVPGVLNREVYDEVVPVTDEDALRMTVRLAREEGILAGISSGAAVAASVEVARRLRPGQTLLTILPDLSERYLSVLEV; this is translated from the coding sequence ATGAAGCCATCCGAGCACGGCCAGCCGCAGGCGCTCTCCTCGGCGGGCCGCTTTCCAACCATCCTCGACACCATCGGCGGCACCCCCGTGGTGCGCCTGCAACGCATCGGCCCCCGGCCGGAGGGAACCCCGGGGCCCACCCTGCTGGCGAAACTGGAAGGCCGGAACCCCGGGGGAAGCGTGAAGGATCGGATCGCGCGCGCCATGATCGAAGCGGCCGAGGCCGAGGGACGGCTGAAGCCCGGCGACACCGTGGTGGAGCCGACCAGCGGGAACACCGGCGTGGGGCTGGCGGTGGTCTGCGCCGCCAAGGGGTACCGGCTGATCCTCACCATGCCCGAGGGGATGAGCGAGGAACGGCGCCGGCTCTTCCGCCTGCTGGGGGCTGAGCTGGTGGAGACGCCCCGCATCGAAGGGATGTCGGGCTCGATCTTCGCGGCCCGCGAGCTGGTGGAGAAGCGCGGCTACTTCATGCCCATGCAGTTCGACAACCCTGCCAACCCCGAGGCCCACCGGCGCACCACCGCCCAGGAGATCCTGGAGGCTACGGGCGGCAAGCTGGACGTCTTCGTGGCGGGGGTGGGCACGGGCGGAACCCTCACAGGCGCAGGCGAGATCCTGAAACAGGAGATCCCGGGGATCCGCATCGTGGCCGTGGAGCCCGCCCAGTCCGCCACCTTGTCGGGGGGGCCCCGGGGCCTCACCCGGATCCAGGGGCTCGGGGCCGGCTTCGTGCCCGGGGTGCTCAACCGTGAGGTCTACGATGAAGTAGTCCCCGTCACCGACGAGGACGCGCTGCGCATGACCGTTCGCCTGGCCCGCGAGGAGGGCATCCTGGCCGGGATCTCGTCGGGTGCGGCGGTCGCCGCGTCGGTGGAGGTGGCACGCCGGCTGCGGCCGGGCCAGACCTTGCTCACGATCCTCCCGGACCTGAGCGAACGCTACCTCAGCGTACTGGAGGTCTGA
- a CDS encoding nucleotide pyrophosphohydrolase, protein MHLRRLQEEVARWIEATPQGYWLPLANLARLVEEVGELARALNVQHGAKPLKPGEKPPDLEQEMGDVLFTLLVLANQSGVDLERSLTDTIARYDRRAPAGRRILEP, encoded by the coding sequence ATGCACCTGCGCCGTCTTCAGGAAGAGGTGGCGCGCTGGATCGAGGCAACCCCTCAAGGCTACTGGCTGCCCCTGGCCAACCTGGCCCGCCTGGTGGAGGAGGTGGGTGAGCTAGCCCGGGCGTTGAACGTGCAGCACGGCGCCAAACCGCTCAAGCCGGGTGAGAAGCCCCCCGATCTGGAGCAGGAGATGGGCGACGTGCTCTTCACGCTCCTGGTGCTGGCCAACCAGTCGGGGGTGGACCTGGAACGGTCCCTCACCGACACGATCGCACGCTACGATCGCCGCGCCCCAGCCGGTAGGCGGATCCTAGAACCCTGA
- a CDS encoding calcium/sodium antiporter, producing the protein MEPVTIVLFALGIVAITKGGDWFADGAVWFAAYSGLPKVLIGATLVSIATTLPEFTVSFIAAWSGATDTAVGNAVGSTIANIGLILAGAALIQPVLAESRAFRVNGALMVLAAGLVLLIGRDGALTAGDGVLLLVAAVGYLAYQARSAGKLRRANQQDPSGAVSVPDRPSRAELPRNLGVFLLGGLLVVGGSRLVVSNGVALARMLGVSELVIALTLVSVGTSLPELVTAITSARKGHSDLSAGNIIGANILDLTWVLAGASLVRPLPMGSQVLRVDLPVSLLFMSLILLAFTSRRHVLGRGLAAGMLGAYGLYVAYLVRTGSLGPLSG; encoded by the coding sequence TTGGAACCAGTTACGATTGTGCTCTTCGCCCTGGGGATCGTGGCCATCACCAAGGGAGGTGACTGGTTCGCCGATGGGGCCGTCTGGTTCGCGGCCTACAGCGGTCTCCCCAAGGTCCTGATCGGGGCGACGCTGGTCAGCATCGCCACCACCCTCCCCGAGTTCACCGTTTCCTTCATCGCCGCCTGGTCGGGGGCCACCGACACGGCGGTGGGCAACGCCGTCGGTTCCACCATCGCCAACATAGGCCTCATCCTGGCCGGTGCCGCGCTCATCCAGCCCGTCCTTGCGGAGAGCCGGGCTTTCCGGGTGAACGGGGCCCTGATGGTGCTGGCGGCAGGGCTCGTGCTCCTCATCGGCCGGGACGGCGCCCTCACCGCCGGCGACGGCGTCCTGCTCTTGGTTGCCGCCGTCGGGTACCTGGCCTACCAGGCCCGGTCCGCGGGCAAGCTGCGGCGAGCCAACCAGCAAGACCCGTCAGGCGCGGTCTCGGTTCCCGATCGCCCCTCCCGGGCCGAGCTGCCCCGTAACCTCGGCGTCTTCTTGCTCGGCGGCCTGCTCGTGGTGGGAGGAAGCCGCCTGGTGGTCTCCAACGGGGTGGCCCTGGCACGGATGCTGGGCGTCTCGGAGCTGGTCATCGCGCTCACCCTGGTCTCGGTGGGAACCTCCCTGCCTGAGCTCGTGACGGCGATCACCTCCGCCCGCAAGGGTCACTCCGACCTGTCGGCCGGGAACATCATCGGGGCCAACATCCTGGACCTCACCTGGGTGCTGGCAGGGGCCTCGCTGGTGCGGCCGCTTCCCATGGGGAGCCAGGTCCTCCGGGTGGACCTGCCCGTGAGCCTGCTCTTCATGAGCCTGATCCTCCTCGCCTTCACCAGCCGGCGGCACGTCCTCGGCCGGGGCCTGGCCGCAGGCATGCTGGGTGCGTATGGCCTCTACGTCGCCTACCTGGTGCGCACGGGGAGCCTGGGCCCCCTGAGCGGCTGA
- a CDS encoding arsenate reductase ArsC, which yields MSFTLLFLCTGNSCRSQMAEGYARLLGERIFGSTLRVESAGLEPKGLHPRAIQVMAEEGIDISSQTSDLLQPGHIARTDMIVTLCGDAEERCPVTPPSVERRHWPLPDPARATGSEEQVLRTFRFVRDEIRTRVAALLQELQMRQDFLSSDPTPEESGVLGA from the coding sequence GTGAGCTTCACGCTTCTTTTCCTCTGCACCGGAAACTCGTGCCGAAGTCAGATGGCCGAGGGCTACGCCCGGCTCCTGGGCGAGAGGATCTTCGGTTCAACCCTTCGGGTGGAGAGCGCCGGGCTGGAGCCCAAGGGCCTGCACCCCAGGGCGATTCAGGTCATGGCCGAAGAAGGCATCGACATCTCGAGCCAGACCTCGGACCTGCTGCAGCCCGGGCACATCGCCCGGACGGACATGATCGTCACCCTTTGCGGCGACGCCGAGGAGCGTTGCCCGGTCACCCCGCCTTCGGTGGAGCGGAGGCACTGGCCTCTACCCGACCCTGCCCGGGCCACCGGTTCCGAGGAGCAGGTCCTCCGAACCTTCCGGTTCGTGCGCGACGAGATCCGAACCCGAGTGGCCGCCCTCCTGCAAGAGCTTCAGATGCGCCAGGACTTCCTTTCCAGCGATCCCACCCCGGAGGAATCGGGAGTGCTTGGGGCGTAA
- a CDS encoding phosphatase PAP2 family protein translates to MARWLGTLHQGELNLFATVHVRWARQWLDRTMRFVTELAGPVPSVALCLLFLANANVRSPLGWRLLVATGGSHLLVQVLKRVIQRDRPYLVIEGSRGIVAPLADHSFPSGHTTAAVSMAVVLSAAQPLLTPLLGALAALVGFSRTYLGHHYPTDVLAGALIGILFGIWSVALIA, encoded by the coding sequence ATGGCGCGCTGGCTCGGCACGCTCCACCAGGGAGAGCTGAATCTCTTCGCAACCGTTCACGTTCGCTGGGCACGCCAGTGGCTCGACCGGACCATGCGGTTCGTCACCGAGCTGGCCGGACCCGTTCCGAGCGTAGCTCTCTGCTTGCTCTTCCTGGCCAATGCCAACGTGCGTTCCCCTCTGGGCTGGCGGTTGCTGGTGGCCACCGGGGGGAGCCACTTGCTGGTTCAGGTCCTCAAGCGCGTGATCCAGCGCGACCGGCCCTACCTGGTCATCGAGGGGAGCCGGGGCATCGTCGCGCCGCTTGCCGATCACTCTTTCCCCAGCGGGCACACCACCGCCGCCGTGAGCATGGCCGTGGTCCTCTCGGCGGCCCAGCCGCTCCTGACGCCTCTGCTGGGGGCCCTGGCCGCGCTGGTGGGCTTCTCCCGGACGTACCTGGGCCACCACTACCCGACGGACGTCCTCGCAGGAGCCCTGATCGGCATCCTCTTCGGAATCTGGTCGGTCGCCCTCATCGCGTGA